The following nucleotide sequence is from Natronosalvus caseinilyticus.
TCCTCGCCGGACAGGAAGTCGGGCCAGAGGGCCGCGTCGTCGGCGTCGACATGACGCCGGAGATGGTCGAGAAGGCTCGTGAGAACGCGCGAGAAAACGACGCGACGAACGTAGAATTCCGCCTCGGCGAGATCGAGCACCTTCCGGTCGCCGACGGGTCCATCGACGTGATCATTTCGAACTGCGTCGTGAACCTCTCGCCGGACAAACCGCAGGTGTTCGCCGACGCGTTTCGCGCACTTCGACCAGGTGGACGCCTCGCCATCTCGGACGTGGTGACCACTGCTCCGCTTTCAGATCAGGTGCGAGCGGATCCGTCCTCGGTCGCCGCCTGCGTCGCGGGCGCGTCGTCGATCTCGGCCCTCGAGTCGATGCTTATCGAGGCAGGGTTCGAGAACATCTCCATCGAACCGAAGGCGGACAGCGAGTCGTTCATTCGCGAGTGGGACGACGAGCGCGATCTGAGCGAGTACGTCGTCTCCGCGACCATCGAAGCACGGAAGCCGGTCCGGTGAGTCATCGGCCAGAGTCGACGCGACGAAATCGGAAACGAAGGCGACGGCGTCCTACGACTCCTCCTCGAGCCGGTCGTGTCGCTCGTCAATCTCGTCCAGGATGTCGAGCGTCTTGCGGATCGAGGCGCGAATCGCGTCGCTGCGGTTGACGAACTTTCCCTCGTCGCCGACGTGTTCGTCGAGGTCCTCGAGGAGTTCCTGGGGAATCTCGACGCTGATCTTCGGCATGTGCCCCACTTTGGAGGCGGAGTTATTAAGCGGTTTGTGACGAATTGGCGGGCCAGAACGCTGGCGAGTGGTTGTCTGTGATAGGTGTCAGGCCGTCTCTCGCTCGGCATCGGGATCGGGTGCCGACGTCGAGCCACCGCCGCCGAAGAACCGCCCGCCGCCGGTGAGCACGTAGAGGACGGCCAGCCCCAGCATGTAAGTCACCGCGAGCGGGATCGCCATCAGGAACATCGTCAAGATCCCCTTCGGACTCGCGAACGCGGCGACGGTGAAGATACCGACGACGACCGGTCGCCAGCGCCGGAGCATCGTCCGATAGCTGACGATACCGCCGACGTGGAACAGCGCCATCGTGACGATGATGTTGAACAGGAACCCGATGCCGACGGTCGTGTAGATCACGAGCCAGAAGAAGCTCTTGATCCGGTAGGAGACCTCCATCCCGTTGGCGAGCGCGTCCGCAACGAGGTAGGAGATCACGGAGGGGGCGATCCAGAAGAACCCGAGGTAGGTCCCGGCGGCGAACCCGAGTGCGATCGTCCCGCCCCAGACGAGGAACACGCGTCGGTCGCCCCGGACCAGGCCGCGCTCCCTGGCTGGGGGCCAGGCGTAGTAGAGCAAGAGGGGAAGCACGGCCACGAAGCCCGCGATGACGCTCACCTTCACGGCGAAGATCAGCACCTCGACGGGGTGGATCGCGACCACGAGGTCGGTCTGTTCGAGGAACGTCTGCAGATCCATGCCGCTCGGATCGACATCGCTCTCGACGGCGACCTCCTCGAGGACGGACTCGGGCATACGGCTCAGGAACAGTTCGAGGACGTCGCCGACGCCGCCCTGGTAGAGCCAGAAGAACGTTCCGGCCATGACGACCATGAACAGGCCGACCAGCCGGAACATCTTCGAGGTCAGGCTGTTGAGGATGAACGCGAAGTCGTACGCGTAGCCGCCGATGTCCTCCTCGGTCGTCTCGTCTTCGGTGAACGGGTCGAGCATGCCGGCGGCCGTGCTCGAGAGGATGCCGCCGCTTTCGTCGGCGTCGCCGGTGTCGCCGCCTTCGGTTTCGGCGGATTCGCCGGGTGCCGTCGCTGACGCACTGGCGTCGGCGTCGGCGTCAGCGGCCGCGTTCAGCGAATCGTACCGGTCGAGGATCGCCTGCGCCTTCGCCTTGTCGTCGTCGTACATCGCCTCGCGGGCCTCCTCCATGGCCTCCTCCTCGGTCATCTTTAGGAAGACCTGTGGCGGCGCGCGCTCGATGGCGTCGGCGTCGAGTATCTGCAGATCGATCTCGGAGGGGTCCGTCGCGGTTCGAAGCGCGGATTCGCGGGGATAGATCGGCCGCTGGAGGACCACGATCGTGTAGCCGATCAGCGCGACGAGCGCGACGCCGAGGCCGACGATCAGTCCCGCGACGATCGTTCCCGTGAGGCCGTGTTCGGCCGGCAGGGTCTCGAGGATCGTGCCGCCGCCGGGTCGAATCCAGGCGGGGAGGGCGGGGTAGACCTCCTCCTCGAGGTACTCGAACGCGCCGTAACTGATGGCGAGGCTCGAGAGGCCAGCGATCGTGAGAATGCCGAGGCCGAACTGGAGGACCCGGCGTTTGACGAGGCCGGTTCCGCTCTCGAGTTCGGCTTCGCCCTTCCGGCGGACGTTGGCGACGAGTTTCGCGAGGCCGAGGCTGAACACGTAGAGGATGACCATCGGTGCTGCCCACATGACGAGGGTGAACGGGTCGGGCGGTGAGAAGAGCGCGCCGAAGACCGTGATGGCGACGATGGCGTGGCGCCACTTGTCCCGGAACGTCTCGTAGGGGACGATTTCGGTGTACGAGAGGGCGCTCATGAACAGCGGGAGCTGGGCGGCCAGGCCGAACGACACCGTGAGGAGGGCGATGAATTCGGTGAATTCGGTAATCCCGAAACTGGGGTTGACGCCCATCGCGACGGCGTTCCCGGCGAGGAAGCCGAACGCGTAGGGGAAGAAGACCCCGTAGGCGTAGATCAGTCCGACGACGAAGAGGACGAGCGAGAGGAGGACGAAGGTGGCGAGGTAAGCTGCCGAAATCGGGACGGCGCTCTCGATGCCGCGTTCTCGAAGTTTGTCGCGCGAGAAGTAAAGCAGCGCCGGAATCGCGACGATGACGCCGACGATCATGCCGATTTTCGCCTGGAGCAGTATCACCTCGAACGGCGTCCGCGTGATGACCGTCGCCTGGTCGGCGACGTTTGGCGCCATCTCGGCTTTCGCCGTCGCCTTGAGGAAGCCCCAGATGTACAGTCGGAGCGCGTAGAACGATCCGATGAAGCCGATCACGAAGATGATAAAGACCTTCTGGAGATTCGCCTGGGCACTCGAGAGCATCGCCCCGAGCGTGTCCCGTCCGGCGTTGATCGTCCGGACGGTGTCCTCGTCGATAGCGCTCATTCGGTGTCCCTGGGTAGCTTATATACAGTTATCAACTTTTCGAGTCAACACTCGTGATGGACGTCCGTTTTCGGTCTCTCGGAGGCCGTTTTGGATCGATGGCCTTCGACCGAATTCGCTCCACTGAGGCCGGTACCGTGGGCCAGGCCGGCCGGGACGATGGCGACTGAAGAGTCGTTTCGGCGCCCGACTGTGTCACCTTCCTCGACTCTCAATCCCGTGGCGTAAGAAAAAGGCCTATAACCGGGCGTCTATCTATATCCCGATAGATGTCGGACGAGTCGGATGCTGGGTCGGACACCGATGAGGCCGAGGAGCCGCGGGACTCGAGCGGCGAGGCCGCTACCGATTCCCGATCCGAAAACGACGTCGCCACGGCCACGAGTGACCACGATGGGGACGCGAACGCCGGTGAGGACACCACTGCCGATGGCACCAGTGGTGACGATCCCTCCGGCGGTGCCGACGGGGAGGCCGACGAACCCTCGAGCGACGGCGACCCCGATACTCCGGACGCGGCTGACGACGAACCGACCGGACTCACGGATCGTGAGAGGACGGATGACCGCGACGCGCCCAGCGGGTTCGAAGACGTTCCGCTCGACGAACGCCCACAACTCGGTCCAAAGGGGAGGGGCCGTTCGAGCGCCGAGGATTCGAGTACCGGTGGCGATGACGAGGCCGCGTACGAAGCCAAAACCGATACCGAATTCGAATTCGGCCCCAGTCTCGAATCGTCCGAAGAGGACGAGGAGTCTGAGGACGATGCTGACGTCGATGACGACGACCTCGACGGCGAAGACGAGGTCGACGATATCGAAGACGAAGACGACCCCGCCGGCGTCGGCACCAATCCCGACCTCAGCCACCTCGAGGAACCCGCCCCCGAACCGCCGGGCGAGACCGACACCGACGCCGATGCGACCGCCAGCCCCGAGGCGAAGACCGACGGCCACGGCCACCACGACGGGGCGCGAGACCGCCAGGAGCCGAGCTATCCGGACCCCGACGACGACATCGGCGGCATCTCGACCCCGCCAGACGACGAGGAGATGCCCCTGGCCGACCACATCGAGGAGATGGTTCTCCGGCTGGCCGTCGTCTTCCTCGTGGGCGCGGCCGCGACGTCCATCGCCCTGCTGTGGTCTTCACAGGCCATCGGACTCATCTGGGAGAACGTCTTCCCCGGACCGGCCGCCGAGGTGCCGCCGCCGCACGTCTACGCCCCGCTCGAGCTCTGGCTGACCCGGATCAAGGTCGCCGCGCTGGCGGGGATCATGGCCGCGATTCCGATGCTCGTCTACCAGGGCTACCTGTTCATGCGCCCGGGGCTGTACCCCAACGAGCGCAAGTACTACCTCGCGGCGGTGCCGACCAGCGTCGTCCTCGCCGGGATCGGGATGTTCGTCTCGTTCATCGTCGTGTTACCGATCCTGTTCGAGTACTTCACGTTCTACTCGGAGGGGAGTGCGGACATCGCGTACGCCCTCGGCGAGACGTTCGGCCTCATAATCACGCTGACGGGCTTCCTCGCGATCGTCTTCCAGATCCCGCTGCTCGTCATTCTCGCGGTCCTGATGGGGGTGACGACCCGTCGGTGGCTGGCCGACAAACGGCTG
It contains:
- the tatC gene encoding twin-arginine translocase subunit TatC encodes the protein MEDEDDPAGVGTNPDLSHLEEPAPEPPGETDTDADATASPEAKTDGHGHHDGARDRQEPSYPDPDDDIGGISTPPDDEEMPLADHIEEMVLRLAVVFLVGAAATSIALLWSSQAIGLIWENVFPGPAAEVPPPHVYAPLELWLTRIKVAALAGIMAAIPMLVYQGYLFMRPGLYPNERKYYLAAVPTSVVLAGIGMFVSFIVVLPILFEYFTFYSEGSADIAYALGETFGLIITLTGFLAIVFQIPLLVILAVLMGVTTRRWLADKRLYFWAAFAGLSFMFTIDPTLMAPIIVAIIMIILFEGTLLLLKWTGRE
- a CDS encoding arsenite methyltransferase, giving the protein MSEDRSATETGSDGLSAAEQRKAVRARYADIATDSATCCGDTGESPCGSDTDDAETYDDRSRSMGYAEDALESVASGANLGLGCGNPTAIASLELGETVLDLGSGAGFDCFLAGQEVGPEGRVVGVDMTPEMVEKARENARENDATNVEFRLGEIEHLPVADGSIDVIISNCVVNLSPDKPQVFADAFRALRPGGRLAISDVVTTAPLSDQVRADPSSVAACVAGASSISALESMLIEAGFENISIEPKADSESFIREWDDERDLSEYVVSATIEARKPVR
- a CDS encoding ribbon-helix-helix domain-containing protein; translation: MPKISVEIPQELLEDLDEHVGDEGKFVNRSDAIRASIRKTLDILDEIDERHDRLEEES
- a CDS encoding twin-arginine translocase subunit TatC, whose amino-acid sequence is MSAIDEDTVRTINAGRDTLGAMLSSAQANLQKVFIIFVIGFIGSFYALRLYIWGFLKATAKAEMAPNVADQATVITRTPFEVILLQAKIGMIVGVIVAIPALLYFSRDKLRERGIESAVPISAAYLATFVLLSLVLFVVGLIYAYGVFFPYAFGFLAGNAVAMGVNPSFGITEFTEFIALLTVSFGLAAQLPLFMSALSYTEIVPYETFRDKWRHAIVAITVFGALFSPPDPFTLVMWAAPMVILYVFSLGLAKLVANVRRKGEAELESGTGLVKRRVLQFGLGILTIAGLSSLAISYGAFEYLEEEVYPALPAWIRPGGGTILETLPAEHGLTGTIVAGLIVGLGVALVALIGYTIVVLQRPIYPRESALRTATDPSEIDLQILDADAIERAPPQVFLKMTEEEAMEEAREAMYDDDKAKAQAILDRYDSLNAAADADADASASATAPGESAETEGGDTGDADESGGILSSTAAGMLDPFTEDETTEEDIGGYAYDFAFILNSLTSKMFRLVGLFMVVMAGTFFWLYQGGVGDVLELFLSRMPESVLEEVAVESDVDPSGMDLQTFLEQTDLVVAIHPVEVLIFAVKVSVIAGFVAVLPLLLYYAWPPARERGLVRGDRRVFLVWGGTIALGFAAGTYLGFFWIAPSVISYLVADALANGMEVSYRIKSFFWLVIYTTVGIGFLFNIIVTMALFHVGGIVSYRTMLRRWRPVVVGIFTVAAFASPKGILTMFLMAIPLAVTYMLGLAVLYVLTGGGRFFGGGGSTSAPDPDAERETA